The nucleotide window tgatctaaacactcttatattagtttgcgGAGGGAGTAGATGAGATGCCTTGCCGGCTATTAAGGCGGTTTTGTCACCTAGATACCTACATGTACGGGAACCGAAGGCCACAATAAAGAGATGAAACACGAGGACCGTAGATAAATATAAAGAGGTGAAAACACGAGGGCCTCTAAAATCTCTACGAAATACTCCATTCCAAATGATTTAAAAAAAGATTTTTCTTTTGCGAAAAGAAAATTGTAGGACGGCCATTATTTCTTTCCCCCGAATGGCCAATGGTATGAAAAGAATATTTATTCTTCTCAACAGGAACCCTATTCTCCGGACCTCGTGTACTTTTTCTTCATCCTAAATGGGAATCATGTCCTGGAAAATTCGTATCCGTACGCGCATCACGGCCGTGTGTACGTATTGGCCCCGTAGGTAGGTACATATGCGTACGTACCCGGTTGAAGACCATGAAGCCGAGGTCGAGCTGGACGCCGTCGACGTCGGCGGTCCTGGCGTGGCCGCCGAGGCTCTCCTCCGCCTCGTACACCGTCacgcgcgccgccccgccggcccTGGCCAGCTCGTGCGCCGCCGCCAGGCCGCTCACGCCGGCGCCCACCACCGCCACCCGCATCCCCTCCTCCATGGAACTCTGGTCCTCTACCAGTCTCTGGTGTGCGAAATGGCGTGGGGGTGAATCAGTCAACAAGTGGCAGTGGCAGTGGCATTGGCGGCGAGGGGTGCGAggccgaaggaggaggagaggagataTAAAGCGCAGGGGAGGGAGGCCCCGGGGCCGCAGGCGCAGCCAGCCGCAGCGGATAAGAGGAGGGAGACGAGCCACCGAGGAGGGTTTACTTTCTTAATCAGCTCCGGATGGGCCGCACTCGCGCAGCCGTTTTCTTTCGTCTTTTCTGGTCCGGCCCGGCCTAACGATGAGACCAGCTAGCAGAGAGAGCGTCGGCTGGGTCAGCCCAGCGGGCCGGAGGCCACACCCTCGTTTTTTCTGcttttttttcaagttttttgttttcatattttctttcctttttttacttttgtttatactttcaAATATTCCACAAGTGTATATTAAAAAACACCTAACACAaaacatttggaaaatgttaatcaagcatttaaaaaatctTAAATGTTTATGGAAAAAAATATTTCGCATGGACTTGCTACACGCAGCCACATCCTCCTCTGCAAAAAAAGAGCTTAGGGTTCCTCTGCTTATCGCTGGCACGGTccacctcgtctccggtggcctggGCCATGGGGGCGCAgcggatcccggcccttgccggcgggagggctccatttttagatgtttcttcgagttttgttagggtttgtgtcctgttcaGAAGGCAAGATGGAGGCGGCTGAAATAAGGTTCTCAATGCCTAGCCCCAGTCTCGGTGGTGCATCTAACATCGTCGGAGgggtgtggaggtgtgtctctggcaGATCTCGCAAGATTCGATCAATGGTTGTCGTTGGTGGAGCTACTCGGATCCTGTATTTGTTCGTCTACGTTCAtatgtcttcaggttggatctttTCGATCCACATGTCTCTTTATCGGTGAGGGTCGTTATTCTGATGCGCTGGTCCTATGTGAACTTAGCGCGACGACTCCTCGACTATCTACTAAAACAAGTTTTGCTAggctccgacgagggaggggcgatgatagTGTTGTGCCTTAGGCCAACTTCTGTGCTTGTAAATTTTATCGTTAGGTGGTCTACATATCTAGATGGAAATTTTATTATTTATGGTGTTTGTTGTACCGCCATGGTTAAAGATAAATAAATCGAAAGTTTCTCAAAAACAATATTCCATATGTACGAAAAGGTATAAATAAATatgcaatgtgtatgaaaaaattttgatcatgtattttaaaaaatgtgtataaaaaatattcctgatgtataaaaaaaatgtacaatgtacattaaaaaagtagacatcagaaaacataaataaaaaagTTAATTATGTATTTAATTTTTTTAACCATGTACATTGTGTAGAAAAaatattcctgatgtatacaaaaaatatacattaTGTACAAAAATGTTTATTGCCACTAAAAAATGTTCAACGTGCGTTTGAAAAATAtggaccatgtattaaaaaaatgttcaaaacatgtacttaagaaaaatgtacatcttgtacttgaaaaatgttcaacgtgaAAAATGTTTCACCTGTAGACCAGAAAAATACATTATATGCtggaaaaaatatatatatatatagggaaaatccatcctaccacctggggttagttaccccacatgtctcatatactaccatgtggtagtatatattctactttatcattttaagtatgttcatatactatatataaTATACTCCAAAttaagttacatgaaaaaattgcaagttagcccatggtttttattatatttgtgaaatacgtacatatttgtacgtaaaaaggaGCATACTCAAAATACGATACATACTaccaaaaaagtagtatatatactacctaaacattcttatatactacatactacgcgtacatactctcctctttgatagatactacatacaacatacaaaactcaagtgatggtatatatgtgtgtgtgtgtgtgtgtgtgtgtgtgtgtgtgtgtgtgtgtgtgtgtgtgtgttgaaaatTAAACGAAGACCCCTGAAATCCCACAAAGAAACAAACGAAAAGCATAAAATGAAGAAAACTAAGAAAGCAACAAATAAAAAAAGCGAAGAAACCCAATGCAAATGAGTGGAAACAATGTAAGCTAGTAAGAAACAAAGTATACcattgaaaaccaagaaagaaacgaaGAAAACTGATGCAAAACATTTGAAAACAGAGAAAATGATGAAAACAAAAGTGGAaacaaccaaaaaacaaaaaaacaaagaaaacccgatgaaaattaataaaaacagaaaaacaaaagaaaacttgtaaagaaacaaggaaaaaataaaatataaatagaaaaaaaatgaagaaaccGACATCAAGCGCAGCCAACCACCGAGGAAGCGAGTGTGGGCGAAAAAAAATGCTATCGGACCAGTATTGTGCGTCCATAAAAAAGCGTCAGACGAGACGAGAGTTACTCTCACATTAAGCGAAAATATAACTATGCGAGTTGGGGGCACGACTAGTTCGGAATACCCTGACGTATTCTTTCATGGTTGAGACAGCACTGAGCGCGTCAAGCGGTGCGTCCAACCTATGTCACTTGTTTGTGTAGGTCGCATCCCCAATGCGACGCCAAGAGCCACCCCGACGTCCCTCCCTGCAGTCGCTGCCGCCGGCCCATTGGCCGCGGTTGTGGTGCCCCTAGCGCCGAAGGAGCTGGGGGATGGAATGTTGCGGCGGCGACTTCCTTGGGGCAAATGGGACAACGTCAATGGAGGATCCGAGCGCGGTGGCTGGGGCGGCACCACTGGTCAAGTGGCGACGGTATCCTTTCCCACTGATCACCACATGTGCTAGGGTTGATGCAGGCGGACGCAGGTGCCGCGGGTCTCGGCCTTCGCCCGGATCTATCGTCGGCTACCGCGGCGCGGTTGGGGGCTTGTGGGGAGCCGTTCGGCGCGACTCGCCAGTCGGTGGTTCCTGTGTGGTCGCCGCACAGGATGTGTCTATGCTTTTGTCCGGCGACGTGAGGGTATGGAGGAAGGTTTGCTCCAGACAAAGGCTGACGGCACGACATCCGTGGATGTCATTCTCCTCTTGGGGGCTGTTGTGGGATTTTCGACCTCCTCAGCTCTCGGGACACATCTTCAGGTCAAGACCTAAACTTTTTGGTGCAATGTTGGACGACGACGTTGATCTTGTGTCGCTTCCCCTCTTGAGGGCATCGTTTTGAAGTTTGTGTTCCCCTATGTGCTTTCTGGGGGCATTTGCACGACATCGTGGCCAAGGTGGACGGTTTCGTCTTCGCGGAGTCTAGGATGGAGATGTAAGTCATGCCTGACCACCAAGTGCTACGCTGAGTCATGCCTAGTCCGGTAGATGCTACGCATGGCAGAACTTCCGGAGGCTGCAAGCTACGTCGGTTGGTGAGACTTGGCGGCATGGTGCCAAGGGGTCTCGTTGGCAACCGCGTGCATGTGATGGATGCGTGCAAGGAAGTGGCGTTGTCTTGCTCCATGGCGGCCTCGACGGCAAGCCTGGCAAGGTTGATGCATTagtacctgctctgaagatggatcgatGGAAGACGTTGGCGGCAGCCTCTACAGCAAGTGCATGAGGTGCCCGCCGAGAGTTCGCCGGACCCGGCGTGTGCCTCAGGCCCGGCAATGCGGCTTCGTTGGGCCTCCGGTTTTAGACGTTGAGTTTTGGTGCGAGGTCTAGGTATGTGGCACCGATAATTTGCACCGTTCATCAAGTTGATAAGTGTAGACTAGACGAATGTtgtcaagatggtggcttcagacgtATTGATGTATTATGTTGGAACGTCTtagtgaataattaataaaatggttgcatgtaTCACCCTAATGCGGAggtcgggggtcatcctccttttcaaaaaaaaaagaataagaaaaaaactTGTTTGTGTGTTAGGTGAATCATTTATTTACTTTTGCACGACTTTTAGATTTTTGAACTTTAGTGGGGTTTTTGTTTTTATATTCGTTTTCAGACCTtttggttttttttgttttttttaatttggTTTCTATTTCTTAGGTTTTTTTGGGTTTATCGTATGGGCAGGAGCATAAGCTTTTTATGTTATCCCTGTGAAACACATTTATGCTTCTGTGCTTCTCTAAAATTGAATCACATAAATGCTTCCGTGTGCACCACAATTATGCTTATGTGCTTCTCGCACAGTTAGTATAGTTTTTGAAGCACGGGCTAATACATTTTTGAAGCATAGGTTAGTATAGTTTTTGAAGCACAGATTTCTCTTGAAGAAAAGTTCTTCCAAGCATATCATATGAGATCTAATTCTGAAGATCTTGACACAAGAAATGCAAGGCGAAAACGGGTGACTTGGACGTACGATTTAAGAGCTAAAACTTTTGAAAGACAAATCTTTGAAAAAACACACACAAACAAACCCACCCATACCTCCCATATGTGGAAAGAAATCTCAACAAAGCTCCAGGTTTGGCAAGTGCCGCACATATAGTGCACCATTTGTAACCATCAAAGGAGCAGGGAGTGTTCTTTTAACTGGGTAAGCCTTGAATGGTGATCTCAGCGAGCCGGTGAGCGTGTCTATAGCTCGCCCAAAGCAAACCTGAGCGTCCTCTCGCCTCTGCGTGACCGCTACTGGGCCGGCCTGTTAGATCAAATAAACATTAGTTTGTTCGTTCGTTTTCTTTCTTtcgttttcttcttttttctacttTTGTTTGAATTCCCAaaagaatatatatatattgaaAATTTAATTTATATAATAGTTTTAAATTATTTGTTACATATTTAAAAGCTATTCATGTAGTGTAAAATAATGTTCACGCGACtttttaaaaatattgatagcattcTAAAAAAATACTTTTGAAATTAAAAAATTTCACATGTTTCAAGCAAATGTTCGTAAAAGTTTTAAAACATGTTTACACACTCTAAAACAATGTTTGCTTAATTCAGAAAAAACACGTTCCATATCATTCACAACAAATGTTTCATACAAATCAAAAAGTTCAaattgtatttggaaaatatttaacacatattcaaaaaaattcaaaagaagattttaaaaaatgtttgacaTGTATTTAAATTTTTTAACATGTANNNNNNNNNNNNNNNNNNNNNNNNNNNNNNNNNNNNNNNNNNNNNNNNNNNNNNNNNNNNNNNNNNNNNNNNNNNNNNNNNNNNNNNNNNNNNNNNNNNNNNNNNNNNNNNNNNNNNNNNNNNNNNNNNNNNNNNNNNNNNNNNNNNNNNNNNNNNNNNNNNNNNNNNNNNNNNNNNNNNNNNNNNNNNNNNNNNNNNNNNNNNNNNNNNNNNNNNNNNNNNNNNNNNNNNNNNNNNNNNNNNNNNNNNNNNNNNNCAAAAACATATTCTAGATGTATAAAAACTGTACaacatgtattaaaaaagtagacatgtagttgaaataaaaaattttaaaattttaaaaaaagaagaaaaccgGTACAGACACACAGAAAACCAAAACCCAAAAGAAAAACTATTGAAAATACAcacaaaaagtgaaaaaaaaaggtTTTAGAAGCTTCAAAAAATCGTTGTCCATGTACCTATGTTTGCGCTTGCCTGCGATGAGAGAGAGAGTATTGTCTCGTGGTAGGCGAGATATAGCCCTGGCGCGAGCCGGCAGAGCAGACATATATAGGCGAACTACCAAGCATTGAGTGCTCATGGTGACGTGAGAAGATCGAATTGCCGGCATCCCTTGCTGTTGGTGGCAAGGACTCCTTCTCGGGCGGGAATGGGTTCGGCGAAGGCACGGAGGAGCCGCACACAACGACGCTGTCAGGGCTCGGTGGCCACACGGAAGAAGAGTTTAGGATTGGAAGGAAGGACCAGGTAGAATTGCCAAGGCCTGCACACACCCGATGCGGCCTTGAGATGAAGATATGCGAATGAGGCCATATGAGAGGCAAAGCGGAAGGACCGTCATCGGTGAAGAGAAAATGAAGAAAGGTTTAGTTGGACTGGAAGATCATTGCTGGTCTTGGCCTCTATGTCGTTAGATGTAAGGAGAAGAACATACATATGCGTGAGACAAGTTGGGTCTGGCCGAGGATCCTATGAGGATGATTCTCGTTGACATGGCGGTCATGCACATGGAGGGGGGAATTGCACTGTGTCGGACGCGAAGAGCCAAGCGCGGCACCGTGCATGTATGCATGTGAATAAAAAAATCCCCGAGAAGAACGACAAGAAGTTTAAACAAAGCATGACATTGCAAAAGTGCATCATATCACATAGTTCAAAAATGTGAATCAAATATGTGTGTGCGCGTCACGAAGCAAAAACAGGGCAAACCTTGTGGTTTCAAATTCGAACAAAAGATGATCATTTGTTCCTTTATATCTCTGTGATGGTCAATTTATTAGTTTAATGACTGGCATGGTAGTCATGTACGAAAATATGGAAGGATGCGTGTTGCATTGATGAGGAGAAAGGTTGTAACGGCACAAAGTTGCAGTCATGACTTCCATCGGGATAAAGACACGAATTCTCCAAAATTGTCAACTATGGCACTATGAACCTTCTCAAAGTTATTAAAAGAACTTCCTTTTTTTGCTGAAGATCATACCTTTCGtggaaaaaaagaatttttgaatgTGCTAAGGTGATTTATAACAATTTCACTAGTGATCACATTCAACTTAGAGGTCATAATATCAGTGTGTTCCATCTACTAATCTCACCATTCTCTTTCTGTAGTATCCAGTATACATTGACCAGGAAAGGATTGTGATACGCAATCTCTCCGTGGAACATCAAATATCATATAAAGTTGCAAAGCACACTTAAGAAGCTTACAAAAATATTGGAATGTTGTAAGACACCACATACATGCATGAATATTCTAGAATACAAATATCTAGATCAAGATAATTATCATGGAAGGTGCTAGAGATAACTTGTGGTGAATAGGTAGAAATAGTATAGGCATAAATACTTCTAGAGAGAATTTGTATAAGACATTTGTAGTTGGGTAAATGGTATTATACATATACATATAGGGGTGTTAACCAGTCTCCATTATACCATGAAAGGAGTTTTTCATGaagcatggatgctaccatgtgtAGCAAGTCACCATGAGTCTTAGTGACCACCAACAAGAGTGTAACACAAAGGCATAACATTCATAGTTGTGAAAGATGAGTGATCTCTTTTGTGTACAAGTCTAAATTCTAAGCAGTGTGTTTATTGTGCTTAGGTTTACATTACGATTTGTAAAATTACGTATTCAATCAATATCATAATGATATATTGTTCTGTTGGTTGTGAGAAAACAAAGCGCTAACTTGTAATTAAAAAAACCAACCAAATAACACTAGTTGGTCTAGGGTCATTAATTTTTCCTATTTATCAGTTTTTATATATCACAGTATCCCACGTACCTGCACAGGCAACATCTttaatcatttttattttattagatGTGGAAAAGTATTTGTTGTAATGATATTTAAAATGATGTTGGATGAGAAGATGTGTGCGCCTCAAATAAATGATGCTCAAAAGATTTTTTATTGTATCATAAGTAAGATTTCTCTCAAATATAAACCAATAATGTACATTATTTTTCTTATGCAACTGTAATCCCTATTTTTTGGCAATTGTAAAATAATGAATGTGAGTTTATATCTATACCAGCAGAGATTTTAAATATTATTTATTAGTGTGACTAACTTATTTATCACGAAATGCGATTTTTTATATATAATGTGCAACCTAACTAATGCATTCAAAAAATTATAATCTCCTCATTTGTACCAACCGAGAAAATTGGTAAATGAATCATGTTTAATATTAGATTAGTATGTGAAATTAAATTTATACTATGGGTTAAGGCATTGTTTGTAATTTGACATTATATGAGTATTCAAAGCTAAATTTGATATAGTTCTATGTACCTAAAGACCGCTATCAACTTTAAAAAAAATAGTTACCGGTGCATAGAATGAAGAGGGGTATTATGCTACAACTCACATTGATGGGAGTGTTACCTTTATGTGGTGAACAAGTGAAGTTCATATCTAGAGCATGAGGACAATATGTGGCTCTTTGTAAAACTAATCTAGTGGCTAGAGTTTACGGTGGTAATCTCGCACAACCGTGTTAGAATCCATGGGTTGCTATCTTCATGTATGTCGCATTTTCTACCTAAACAACATACAACCAAGACATGGATATGTCCCCTTTAACTATATTTTCAAATATGTGGCTCTCTATTAGGATATTGTTGGGATATTCGCCCTCAGGATAGATCACATGCATAAAAAACGACACGTGTGTTCGTCTGGTTCGATGTGATCGTTCCGTGGGAGATAATATAACAGATATGATTGTTACGAAAGGAGAATGTGGGCTTCCAATATCATACTTGATGCCAAGGAGGGGCATGCACAATTGATTTACACAATCACTTGAAGATGTGCAAAGTAAGAGAAATTCCTTAGCGGATTGAGTAAGAGTTGAAGTAGTTTGCCTTCTACTTAAGGTGTTCCATGGAGCAACTAATGTGATCCCCAGGGCCAAATATCCACATGAAAAATATTAAAAGTCAAACTTAGTTTAAAGACAAAAGAATCTTAAGTTCATTATGATAGTTTTAACACGGATCAATCCGTGAGAAAGAAATTCAAGAAGCATATGGAATAATGGTGGATGTCAATGTTAATTGCCACAATTTCTGATCCATACTTCATGTAGTACCTCTTTCTAGAACTTGCCTCCGACAAGCTTTTGGTGGCGATACTACATCTCAACTAGCTAAAGTGAAGAAGGTATCTCAAGAGTTTGTTCATGAAAGATACCCAAATTAACAACCTACTAGAATACACACAACAAGGAGGTGTTGACATTGAAGTGGGGCGTAGATAATAATGACCCATTGGCAGACTGGGATCTAATACTTTTATTAGAGCTGCTGGCTCTTCAAATCTTCTGTCGTTACTCGTTAGAGTTCGATACTTGCATCGCGAAACCTTCGAttcctctatttttgtttttgAACCTTAAACCTTCGCTTCTTCAAAATGATCAGTTCCATGCATATCCTTAGTTGGCGGCGAAGGAATTCTACCAAATACTCCTCACTTATCGCATGTAATCCCGAACAAAGAATTGTGTCTGATTTGCAGGCTACTGAAGGATTAGTTTGGAGGATCCGGTAAAAAACTTGTACATATATAATCTGCACACCTTCTTCTAATGCTTCCAGCTTACAAAGTAAGTAATACTTCATATGTACTTTCATATGTAGGTTCATCTGAGCTAAGCACCATTCCTGGACCAGAAGATGATCCTATATGACCAAATTGACCTAGGCAGAAGATACTACTCTCTAATTAGCACAGACTCATGCTTGGAAAACGAATTTGCTTGATGATATGCCTGCGCTTTTTACTTGCAGCGCCGAATGTACACTACACGTTATTTACAGTGCAAACTGAAGAGACATTTCTACCTGAGAACCAAAGATGCCTGCACGCATGGCATGTCAAGACGAGAGAGTTGTACCCCGTTACAACCATGAATCATCTAGGCAGGTTCGAGTTGTGTGAGGATCGAGTCAGAGCCTGTCGGCGAGGCTCGGGAAGCGCTCCAGAATCCAGGTGACTCCCCTGATGACAACCTGCAACCGTGCCGGATTCATCAGCAGGAACGAATCATCATCATACAACAGTTCAGATGCGAGCAACATTTGCTGATGATGCAATGCAACCTACCAGCGCCAGTTCACCGGGTTTGGTCGCCGGCTCCACGCAGTCACGGCCATACCTGCGATGCGATTGCAAATCTCACAAATCTGAATACAGAAATCGATTTGGAGATTTGGCCATTAGCTGAATGAACGAATGTGCTTGCTTACACGATCTGAATCTGCTGCGGCCGCTGCGGGTCGGGCTCGCAGCGGTAGAAGCTGCAGCCCCTGCTGAACGGGAACGGCCGCCCCTTCCACTCTGCACACCCGACGCATCTGAATTCAGAGACCAACATCGAGCAGCATGAATGAAGAACAAAATGGTTTTGATATGCGTTGCGTACCGAGGTGCCAGGTGACGCCGACGGCGGAGGGATCCTCGCCGGAGATGTCGTCGATGACGAAGCGGAGGTCGGGGCTGACGGAGCCCATGAACTCGCCGAAGAAGCCCACCACGCGGTCCCGCCCCACCATGGGCCGCGGGAACACCAGGTCCTCGTACACGCACCCCTCCGCGATCAGCGGCGCCACCGCCGCCAGGTCGCGCCGGTTCACGCCCTCGTAGAACTCCCgcaccacctccgccgccgcccccttcaCGGCCGCCCTCccctccgccgcggccgccgctaCGGACACAGAtcgcgtcctcctcctcccgccaccGCGCGCCCGGATGCTGGGGCTCGGAGGCCGGTGTGCCGCGGGGGCCGCTCCGATGCCGACGCGGAGCTGAGGCGGCTGCGTCGCCAGTGCCATGCTCTGCTCTCCTTCTCCGTCGTGCgggcgcgggggcggtggcggtggcggcacctCCATCGTCCGTTGGTATCCCCTTACCTTATCTTTCTGCTGCTCCTTTTTCCTTCCTCTCGTTTCATTTCTTCCCTCCCGTCTTTGTCTCCAGCTCCGACTGCAAAAAATGTCTGTAGCTTAGCTACACATACAATTCCACCAATCAGTATACAACTTCCAAAATTATAGCCACTCCTTTCGTTTTGTTAGATATATGTAAACAATGGCCGCTCAACATTGTCAACTTACAAATAAAATTTTCTAATTCTACATAGAAACCGACGCGAATTTTTGGGACATGGTACCACACGAGGATGTTATCCTGACCGACGACTGATGCTAGCGATTCACACTTAATATagtgactagcaagatgcccatgcgttgcacggaacatcaagatgcatttctatgagtagtttatcttgtgggagaaaatgatgaacgagggatgaccttatttgcaaatatggagaggggtgtgggtatctttttgcaaaattgtcatagtttccttcctatccgtcagatataaatatataaatcggacgacctatattgcaagatggcaggcacaccatcatcaccaactctgctttttaccgaaaaaggctttcgccccgctttatatataaagcaccaaaccacgccacgccaccgcaacacacgcacacacccaagacaggatacaaaggcgctgagcgcagcaacaccatgcctagcactaccgccccgaagatatgaagctacatatgacgaaccatgtgctccaaggcggcgccttcaagaaggatacgacgccggagcgccgccaccgcccgatccaaggatcagagtttcccccggagccgcatgacgggcaatgaAAGCCGcgacaacgccttcaagaagggaacgatcttcgccgccgccggtccgtccgaagatagagcaggttttcacctcggccaacaatcaccgccaccgaacgccacaccccggcaaccacgccgcccacacgaccatggtgactgggcagcaccaaggcacgggctttgtccaagagcaccgcgcaaccaccaccaccagggccgtggcctcagcatccaagacctcgacaccacctcacccgtGACCCGCCGCACCCCAAcgaaagagacgagcggaaaggtctCACATTTCGCGCCCCTGGGCGACCCCCAGCGTcgagacccaataggtcggccaGAACTGGCATCCACCGACCCATCCTGCTGCCCCAAGCGCAAGatgagctcggtcctgcagcaacgagagggggacgaggtcagtcctgctgcatcgtgcgcgagacgagctcggtcctactgcatcgtgcgcgagacgagctctgtcctgcggcatcgggcgcgagacgagcggtggaccgcagctgggagaggACCAGCCCTTTGATGGGAGGAGCGCCCGGGAGACGAGGAGATGGGGTGAAGGTCCAGACGGCCCGAACGCAGACAAACCGACGCCGGAGAAGCCGGCCGTTGCCGCGGACAGATCCATCGAGCCACCGTGAAGCCGCCACAACACCGGTAGGCCACCGAGACCTACCGCCCACGGCCGGAGCAGCAGCCACGCCCGGCGAGCTCCAAGCGCcggagccgccgggcacgcaccaccGGAGCCACCGCCACTGCGCCGCCACCCCGACCAGCCGAGGGGGCCTCGGTCAGGGCCGCCGCCCGCAGCCCTAGCCATCGCGGCCCGCGCCGCCGAGAGGCCAGATCCGAAAGagccgccgcggccaccgtctccaaCCTCCagcccgcaccaccaccaccaactgcTGCGGTGCCACCACCACCTGCCGCGGCCACGACAGAGGTGGCCACCGGCAGCCCGCGCCGCCCGCAGCCCGCGCCGCCATGGGCCAGATCTGGCCGCGCAGGAGACGCTGCCGTCTCGGGCACACGCGCGCCACCCACCTGCTTTTTATAATATAGTGATTAATTGGATATTGCGGCAATACACGGGGATAAGCTAGCAAATACACAACGTTAATACATTAACGTGGGCCAACTACTGGTGTGTTTATGATCAGGGTGCAAGGCTGCAGGTTACCATTCAATGTAATTAACGTTCGTGACCTGGGCCGTATTAAATGAGGCCTACTCCTAGTTAAATACAAATTACTCAC belongs to Triticum aestivum cultivar Chinese Spring unplaced genomic scaffold, IWGSC CS RefSeq v2.1 scaffold45668, whole genome shotgun sequence and includes:
- the LOC123172253 gene encoding uncharacterized protein, with product MEVPPPPPPPRPHDGEGEQSMALATQPPQLRVGIGAAPAAHRPPSPSIRARGGGRRRTRSVSVAAAAAEGRAAVKGAAAEVVREFYEGVNRRDLAAVAPLIAEGCVYEDLVFPRPMVGRDRVVGFFGEFMGSVSPDLRFVIDDISGEDPSAVGVTWHLEWKGRPFPFSRGCSFYRCEPDPQRPQQIQIVYGRDCVEPATKPGELALVVIRGVTWILERFPSLADRL